In one Methanothermobacter sp. genomic region, the following are encoded:
- a CDS encoding aminodeoxychorismate/anthranilate synthase component II produces MILIIDNYDSFTHNLYQMAGEILMEMDPADIMVVRNDEVNIDDVRDLDPEKIIISPGPGNPLKREDFGICSEVIGEFTDRPILGVCLGHQGIFHYFGGVVGYGEPVHGKISEVFHDGSELFRGVPNPFRATRYHSLRCECNGVPEDILVSASAPDGTIMAIRHRRYPVYGLQFHPESAGTPHGRDILENFLRM; encoded by the coding sequence TTGATCCTGATAATAGATAACTATGACTCATTCACCCACAACCTCTACCAGATGGCAGGGGAGATCCTCATGGAAATGGATCCAGCAGATATAATGGTTGTGAGAAACGATGAGGTGAACATTGATGACGTTAGAGACCTTGACCCTGAAAAGATAATAATCTCCCCGGGTCCAGGCAACCCCCTTAAGAGGGAAGATTTTGGTATATGCAGTGAGGTGATAGGTGAATTCACTGATAGGCCCATACTGGGGGTCTGCCTTGGACACCAAGGGATATTCCATTACTTTGGTGGTGTTGTTGGTTACGGGGAACCTGTTCATGGAAAGATCAGTGAGGTCTTCCATGACGGATCAGAACTCTTCAGGGGAGTTCCAAATCCCTTCAGGGCCACAAGGTACCATTCACTGAGATGTGAATGTAATGGGGTGCCTGAGGACATCCTGGTATCTGCATCTGCACCTGACGGCACCATAATGGCCATAAGACACCGGAGGTACCCAGTCTACGGCTTACAGTTCCACCCGGAATCAGCGGGAACCCCCCATGGGAGGGACATACTTGAAAATTTCCTCAGGATGTGA
- a CDS encoding indole-3-glycerol-phosphate synthase: MSILQEIIRSKKLEIRDLSRKKPLEELRDDLTFLDEPLSFTDALTGNRVSLICEYKRASPSSGRTYGRGLHEMMEVYREGADAVSVITENRYFHGSIEFLREASEYGIPLLMKDFVVDEYQIYQARASGASSVLLITGVFPDLESGIETCRELSMEPLVECHSAIDIYRAIEAGAEIIGVNNRNLETLEVNLGRTRALAPLVPDELLLVSESGVRGPEDAEILAGCGADALLIGTSLMLASDPRELLDEIIAAVKSCRPGRKRYSGDEFFEQFA, encoded by the coding sequence ATGTCCATACTCCAGGAGATAATAAGGTCAAAAAAACTTGAGATCAGAGATTTATCCAGAAAAAAGCCCCTTGAAGAGCTCAGGGATGACCTCACATTCCTGGACGAACCATTGAGTTTCACTGATGCACTAACAGGAAACCGTGTATCGCTCATATGTGAATATAAAAGGGCATCCCCTTCCTCAGGAAGAACCTATGGGAGGGGCCTCCATGAGATGATGGAAGTGTACAGGGAGGGCGCAGACGCTGTTTCTGTTATCACAGAGAACAGGTACTTCCATGGATCCATAGAGTTCCTCAGGGAGGCTTCAGAATATGGTATACCCCTCCTCATGAAGGACTTCGTGGTGGACGAGTACCAGATATACCAGGCAAGGGCATCAGGGGCATCATCGGTTCTCCTAATAACCGGGGTTTTTCCTGACCTTGAATCAGGAATTGAAACCTGTAGGGAACTTTCAATGGAGCCCCTGGTGGAGTGTCACAGTGCAATCGACATATACAGGGCCATAGAGGCCGGGGCAGAGATCATAGGAGTTAACAACAGAAACCTGGAAACACTCGAGGTTAACCTTGGGCGCACAAGGGCCCTGGCCCCCCTCGTACCCGATGAGCTGCTCCTGGTATCAGAAAGCGGGGTCAGGGGGCCTGAGGATGCTGAGATACTTGCAGGCTGCGGGGCAGACGCGCTCCTCATAGGCACCTCCCTCATGCTGGCCAGTGATCCACGGGAACTCCTTGATGAGATAATAGCAGCCGTTAAATCCTGTAGACCCGGCAGAAAGAGGTACTCAGGGGACGAATTCTTTGAACAGTTCGCATGA
- a CDS encoding phosphoribosylanthranilate isomerase produces the protein MKIKICGLTREEDVVLADSLGADLLGFIHARRSPRHLELGDVAELSSIIPDEKAVIVLETSETSRIREAVDETGIERIQLHSVSPETAGRIHESLHEEGYSLELTLAIPPLSSYICGHEFQGVSGLILDSAAGGKTGGTGKIIPPSDGLELLALVRGMDPSLRVTLAGGLTLEFVRKNMEYVSKFDCLDFNSGIEAEPGVKDHEMMAELMDYIEGLPSRKGAIEKL, from the coding sequence ATGAAGATCAAGATCTGTGGGCTCACCAGGGAGGAGGACGTTGTCCTCGCAGATTCACTTGGGGCCGATTTACTGGGATTCATACATGCACGAAGGTCGCCAAGGCACCTTGAACTGGGGGATGTGGCGGAACTCTCCTCCATCATACCGGATGAAAAGGCTGTTATTGTCCTTGAGACATCAGAAACCAGTAGGATAAGGGAGGCCGTAGATGAAACAGGTATAGAAAGGATACAGCTTCACTCTGTAAGTCCTGAAACAGCTGGAAGAATCCATGAGTCCCTCCATGAGGAGGGATACAGTCTGGAGCTGACCCTCGCCATCCCCCCACTTTCTTCCTACATCTGCGGACATGAATTTCAGGGAGTATCCGGCCTGATCCTTGACTCGGCTGCAGGTGGAAAAACAGGGGGCACAGGGAAGATAATACCCCCCTCAGATGGCCTTGAGTTACTGGCCCTTGTAAGGGGAATGGATCCCTCCCTGAGGGTTACACTTGCAGGGGGCCTTACACTGGAATTTGTCAGGAAAAACATGGAATATGTATCGAAATTCGACTGCCTGGACTTCAACTCAGGAATTGAGGCTGAGCCGGGTGTAAAGGACCATGAGATGATGGCTGAACTCATGGACTACATTGAGGGACTCCCCTCCAGAAAAGGGGCAATTGAAAAATTATAG
- the trpB gene encoding tryptophan synthase subunit beta, which produces MIMDGKFGKYGGIFVPELLIPALEELEAAFLHYSKDRRFNEDLDHYLREYAGRPTGLYHARNLSEKLGCNVYLKREDMLHTGAHKINNTIGQALLARYMGKRRLIAETGAGQHGIATAAAGALFGMEVDVYMGTEDVERQKLNVFRMEISGARVIPVDSGSRTLKDAINQAMRDWISSVEDTHYLIGSTMGPHPYPTMVKHFQSVIGREAREQILEIEGELPDTIIACVGGGSNAIGIFSAFLDDDDVELIGAEGGGEGIESGNHGATLSAGSEGVLHGSLSYVLQDDDGQINEAHSVSAGLDYPGVGPEHAYLMETGRARYEPITDAEALRGFKLLSRCEGIMPALESAHAIACLEKYASKPENRGKTVIVNLSGRGDKDMFLAAGLLGVDV; this is translated from the coding sequence ATGATAATGGATGGTAAATTCGGTAAATATGGAGGAATATTCGTGCCAGAACTCCTCATACCTGCACTTGAGGAGCTTGAGGCGGCATTCCTCCACTACAGTAAGGATAGGAGGTTCAATGAGGACCTGGACCACTACCTGAGGGAGTACGCAGGAAGACCAACAGGTCTATACCACGCCAGGAACCTCTCAGAGAAACTTGGATGCAATGTCTACCTCAAGAGGGAGGATATGCTGCATACAGGGGCCCATAAAATAAACAATACAATAGGACAGGCACTCCTCGCGAGGTATATGGGTAAGAGGAGGCTGATAGCAGAGACAGGTGCAGGGCAGCATGGAATAGCAACTGCAGCAGCAGGCGCCCTCTTCGGGATGGAAGTTGATGTCTACATGGGAACCGAGGATGTTGAGAGACAGAAACTCAACGTCTTCAGGATGGAGATCTCAGGTGCCAGGGTCATACCTGTTGATTCAGGTTCGAGGACACTTAAGGACGCCATAAACCAGGCCATGAGGGACTGGATAAGCAGCGTGGAGGACACCCACTATCTGATAGGATCCACCATGGGCCCCCACCCCTACCCCACAATGGTGAAGCACTTCCAGAGCGTCATAGGCAGGGAGGCCAGGGAACAGATACTTGAAATTGAGGGTGAACTCCCTGATACCATAATAGCCTGCGTTGGCGGAGGTAGCAATGCCATAGGCATATTCTCGGCCTTCCTTGATGATGATGATGTTGAACTGATAGGTGCAGAGGGAGGGGGTGAAGGTATAGAGTCAGGAAACCATGGGGCAACCCTATCTGCCGGTTCAGAGGGTGTACTGCATGGTTCACTTTCATATGTACTCCAGGATGATGATGGACAGATAAATGAGGCCCACTCGGTTTCTGCGGGCCTCGACTATCCGGGGGTTGGCCCGGAGCATGCATACCTCATGGAGACTGGAAGGGCAAGGTATGAGCCCATAACCGACGCCGAGGCCCTCAGGGGCTTCAAACTCCTCTCAAGATGTGAGGGTATAATGCCGGCGCTTGAAAGCGCCCATGCCATAGCATGTCTTGAAAAATACGCCTCAAAACCTGAAAACAGGGGAAAAACTGTTATAGTTAACCTTTCAGGAAGGGGAGACAAGGACATGTTCCTTGCAGCAGGCCTTCTGGGGGTGGACGTATGA
- the trpA gene encoding tryptophan synthase subunit alpha: protein MNYAEMFSRVEGCAFVPFVVAGDPDMETSIEIIRTLVDAGADALEIGFPFSDPIADGTSVQEADLRALNSGMTTDDCFRLIERIREFTSVPVGLLVYYNLIYRMGVDEFYRRAAGSGVTGILAADLPPEEAAEALSAAEKYGIDQIFIVAPTTDNQRLKMISEVSSGFHYLVSVMGVTGVRSRVEESTLELIERVKGAGSLPVMVGFGVSQPEHVRMLADAGADGVIVGSAIIDLISKNLDDRERMLREIYEMVRKMKNAAGGSR from the coding sequence ATGAATTACGCTGAAATGTTCAGCAGGGTTGAGGGATGTGCCTTTGTCCCCTTCGTGGTTGCAGGGGACCCTGACATGGAGACCTCAATTGAAATCATAAGGACACTTGTGGATGCCGGTGCAGATGCCCTTGAAATAGGCTTCCCATTCTCTGATCCCATAGCAGACGGCACAAGTGTACAGGAGGCTGATCTGAGGGCTTTAAATTCCGGGATGACCACCGATGACTGCTTCAGGCTGATAGAGAGGATAAGAGAATTCACCTCAGTACCGGTGGGCCTTCTTGTATACTACAACCTGATATACCGCATGGGTGTTGATGAATTCTACAGGAGGGCCGCTGGGTCAGGTGTTACAGGCATCCTCGCGGCTGATCTTCCCCCGGAGGAGGCCGCCGAGGCCCTCAGTGCGGCTGAAAAGTATGGTATTGATCAGATCTTCATAGTTGCACCCACAACAGACAATCAGCGCCTCAAAATGATCTCAGAGGTTTCCTCAGGGTTCCACTACCTTGTATCGGTTATGGGTGTCACCGGTGTAAGGTCCAGGGTTGAGGAGAGCACACTTGAACTCATAGAGAGGGTTAAGGGGGCAGGAAGCCTTCCTGTGATGGTTGGCTTTGGTGTTTCACAGCCAGAACATGTGAGGATGCTTGCTGACGCAGGTGCTGATGGTGTTATAGTTGGAAGCGCAATCATAGATCTGATATCCAAAAATCTTGATGACAGGGAGAGGATGCTTCGGGAGATATACGAAATGGTCAGAAAAATGAAGAACGCTGCAGGGGGGTCCAGATGA
- the trpD gene encoding anthranilate phosphoribosyltransferase produces the protein MRFEGIMNDIMDFRNLTEDEAHDLMEMIMDGEMGDVQIAALLTALAMKGETVEEITGFARAMRERAVKVKTPESMRVVDACGTGGDRFKSYNVSTAAAIIAAAAGVKVAKHGNRAVTGSCGGADILEAAGVNIELGPEAARRSLETLGIAFMFAPLFHRATARVAPVRRELGFKTVFNILGPLTSPASAEVQLLGVFDPHLVGPVAEVLRNLGVKRAMVVHGFDGNMNPAMDEISTVGPTLVCFLEDDEIGIERLMPSDFGVDVGQLQHLKAASTVDENLRMFLDVLAGLHDTPERKSRLDIALANAGALIYLAEMEDTLEGGTEAARETVESGAALRLLEDFASFTHNL, from the coding sequence ATGAGGTTTGAGGGGATAATGAATGATATAATGGACTTCAGGAACCTGACTGAGGATGAGGCCCACGATTTAATGGAGATGATAATGGATGGTGAAATGGGGGATGTGCAGATTGCCGCATTACTCACAGCCCTTGCAATGAAGGGGGAGACCGTGGAGGAGATCACGGGCTTTGCAAGGGCAATGAGGGAGAGGGCGGTAAAGGTTAAAACTCCTGAATCCATGAGGGTCGTTGATGCATGTGGAACAGGGGGTGACAGGTTCAAATCCTACAATGTGAGCACCGCAGCGGCAATAATAGCCGCCGCAGCCGGTGTTAAGGTGGCAAAACATGGTAACAGGGCGGTTACAGGTTCATGTGGCGGTGCAGATATACTTGAGGCCGCGGGTGTCAACATAGAGCTGGGACCTGAAGCTGCACGAAGGTCCCTTGAAACCCTGGGAATAGCCTTCATGTTTGCACCACTCTTTCACAGGGCAACCGCCAGGGTGGCACCCGTAAGGAGGGAACTTGGCTTTAAGACGGTATTCAACATACTGGGACCCCTAACATCCCCTGCATCAGCAGAGGTACAGCTCCTGGGGGTTTTCGACCCCCATCTTGTGGGTCCAGTTGCAGAGGTCCTCAGAAACCTTGGTGTGAAAAGGGCGATGGTTGTCCATGGCTTTGATGGTAACATGAACCCTGCGATGGATGAGATATCCACGGTGGGCCCAACCCTTGTGTGTTTCCTTGAGGACGATGAGATAGGAATCGAGAGGCTCATGCCATCGGATTTCGGTGTTGATGTGGGGCAGCTACAGCACCTGAAGGCGGCATCAACTGTTGATGAAAACCTCAGAATGTTCCTGGATGTCCTCGCGGGACTGCATGATACTCCTGAGAGGAAATCGCGCCTGGATATCGCCCTTGCAAATGCAGGGGCACTTATATACCTTGCAGAAATGGAGGATACACTTGAAGGTGGAACAGAAGCTGCAAGAGAAACAGTTGAATCTGGAGCTGCACTCCGTTTACTGGAAGACTTTGCATCCTTCACTCATAACCTGTAA
- a CDS encoding adenylate kinase, whose product MPGFPETIAIVGVPGVGKTTICRILSEKLDHNFINYGELMLEVAGERGLAGTMEELFSLPMDQQYIIWREAAHRVSEMKWVLLDLHGLDRSPIGYLLSLPVEFITPDLIIILESDPLDIIKRRSADSKRRIHDTPSSLMEHMELLRTAMFVCATLMGSIVSVVENRTPEVAASEITEIIKAAEDVEILRG is encoded by the coding sequence ATGCCGGGTTTCCCTGAAACCATTGCCATTGTGGGCGTGCCTGGTGTAGGAAAAACCACCATATGCAGGATTCTCTCTGAAAAACTGGATCATAACTTCATCAATTATGGAGAACTGATGCTTGAAGTTGCAGGGGAGAGAGGTCTTGCAGGTACAATGGAGGAACTTTTCAGCCTCCCCATGGATCAGCAGTACATCATCTGGCGTGAAGCCGCCCACAGAGTATCTGAAATGAAGTGGGTGCTCCTGGATCTCCACGGACTTGACAGGTCACCCATCGGTTACCTTCTTTCACTTCCAGTGGAGTTCATAACCCCTGATCTTATCATAATCCTTGAATCAGACCCCCTGGATATAATTAAAAGGAGGAGTGCGGACTCCAAAAGGAGAATACATGATACTCCCTCAAGTCTTATGGAGCACATGGAGTTACTTCGAACAGCAATGTTCGTATGCGCAACCCTCATGGGATCCATCGTCAGTGTGGTTGAAAACAGGACCCCTGAAGTGGCCGCCTCTGAAATCACTGAGATCATCAAGGCAGCGGAGGACGTAGAGATTTTAAGGGGTTGA
- a CDS encoding metal-sulfur cluster assembly factor has protein sequence MSEELLEKVKEALKKVADPHMGISIVEMGLVENIEIEDKGETIAKITIRPTNPGCMSAARMAMDARTVAEEVEGIDRAEITVEGHMMADAISEMVNK, from the coding sequence ATGTCAGAAGAACTCTTGGAAAAGGTTAAGGAAGCTCTCAAAAAGGTTGCAGACCCACACATGGGTATAAGTATAGTGGAGATGGGTCTTGTTGAGAACATCGAAATCGAGGATAAGGGTGAAACCATTGCAAAGATAACGATCCGGCCCACAAACCCCGGCTGCATGAGCGCCGCCAGGATGGCCATGGATGCAAGAACTGTTGCAGAGGAGGTTGAGGGCATCGACCGGGCCGAGATAACCGTGGAAGGCCATATGATGGCAGATGCCATAAGTGAAATGGTAAATAAATGA
- a CDS encoding DUF5591 domain-containing protein, whose amino-acid sequence MKIICSIEESLHRPEAVRWRERMKLMKPLGEVVVVLPCSMKKPYSTSRSHRKFMRVTRGFQELILTSPFGICPREMENTHPISSYDVSTTGEWSHEEIKLSGELLRDYVGDLDVIAHVDGGYLEVCEEYLDAFTPTATTSRPTSPEAIHKLGRELKGYEKIGARERMLHMLRSVAVYQFGEGADVIIPDDCRVRGRYHRRILTQDGSEIGTLMMDRGLISPSLEGAASIYSLGVKWVEIDFSLESNTLFAPGVVDADRKIIPGDEVVIVHKGDVVGVGRAVLCGEEMVKAERGVAVRLRRRKSFK is encoded by the coding sequence ATGAAGATTATATGTTCAATTGAAGAATCACTCCACCGCCCCGAGGCTGTGAGGTGGCGCGAGAGAATGAAACTGATGAAGCCCCTCGGGGAGGTTGTTGTGGTGCTACCATGCAGCATGAAGAAGCCCTACTCCACCTCAAGGTCCCACAGGAAATTCATGAGGGTCACCAGGGGATTCCAGGAACTCATACTCACATCACCCTTCGGCATATGCCCCCGGGAGATGGAGAATACACATCCAATATCATCATATGATGTTTCAACCACAGGGGAATGGTCCCATGAGGAGATAAAACTTTCAGGAGAACTCCTAAGAGACTACGTGGGTGACCTTGATGTTATAGCCCATGTTGATGGGGGGTACCTTGAGGTCTGCGAGGAGTACCTTGACGCCTTCACCCCCACAGCCACCACCTCAAGGCCCACCTCTCCAGAGGCCATTCACAAACTTGGAAGAGAACTTAAAGGCTATGAAAAGATAGGGGCGCGGGAAAGGATGCTCCATATGCTGCGCTCGGTGGCGGTATACCAGTTCGGGGAGGGTGCAGATGTTATCATCCCCGATGACTGCAGGGTGAGGGGGAGATACCATAGGCGGATCCTCACGCAGGATGGTTCAGAGATAGGCACCTTGATGATGGACCGGGGGCTCATCTCACCATCCCTTGAGGGTGCGGCATCCATTTACAGCCTCGGCGTGAAATGGGTTGAGATAGATTTCAGCCTGGAGAGCAACACGCTATTTGCACCCGGTGTTGTGGACGCCGACAGGAAAATAATACCTGGCGATGAGGTTGTAATAGTCCATAAGGGGGATGTTGTGGGTGTTGGGAGGGCTGTCCTATGTGGGGAGGAGATGGTGAAGGCAGAGCGTGGTGTTGCTGTCAGGTTAAGGCGCAGAAAAAGTTTTAAATAG
- a CDS encoding glutamate synthase-related protein, which translates to MKEQDTECLCPDCPSYPGHGEDEILFCATGSSRYEVNERGCLCASCPVYQKYGLRELYFCNTESLNGIRMRRKDRSENHRDYMNIIHIKEAAGTGEAPLESMGSQKRLPLGLDDIHFVPAQVSSIPLNAEDPVKTGVTIGRMADKPLKLSSPVMISGMSYGAVSKNTRMAIASAAAKLGIGFNSGEGGVLEYEMEKAGDYLIVQYSTGRFGVTEDILQRAAAIEIRFGQGAYPGKGSYLPPEKITDDVARVRGLKEGEGSYSPAHHPDIRNPEELREKVSYLRELSGGSPVGAKIGCGNVEDDVKALLDAGVDFIGLDGFGGGTGAVNPHIRDSTGIPIIAAIPRAAKVIVNEGLEGRVSLIAGGGLRTGADMAKCLALGADAVYIGTAALIAMNCQQHRLCHTGMCPTGITTHDPALVKHLDTKKAAERLENYIRVSTAEIADFARITGKDDIKKLNHEDLIALKKDVAELTGLRWLNGL; encoded by the coding sequence ATGAAGGAACAGGACACGGAATGTTTATGCCCGGATTGCCCTAGTTATCCAGGACACGGAGAAGATGAGATACTATTCTGTGCCACCGGGAGCAGCAGATACGAGGTTAATGAAAGGGGATGTCTCTGCGCATCATGCCCTGTTTATCAGAAATATGGCCTCAGGGAACTCTATTTCTGTAACACAGAATCACTGAATGGTATCCGTATGAGGAGGAAAGATCGCTCCGAGAATCACAGGGACTACATGAACATAATCCATATCAAGGAAGCCGCAGGAACAGGTGAAGCGCCCCTGGAGTCAATGGGATCTCAAAAGAGGCTGCCTCTGGGACTCGATGACATACACTTTGTACCGGCACAGGTATCATCCATACCACTCAATGCAGAGGACCCTGTGAAAACAGGTGTTACCATAGGGAGGATGGCAGATAAACCCCTGAAACTGAGCTCCCCTGTAATGATAAGCGGTATGAGTTATGGTGCCGTATCAAAGAATACAAGGATGGCCATTGCATCCGCTGCAGCAAAACTGGGGATAGGCTTCAATTCAGGTGAGGGGGGTGTCCTTGAATATGAAATGGAGAAGGCTGGAGATTACCTCATAGTCCAGTATTCAACAGGTAGATTCGGTGTCACAGAGGATATACTTCAGAGGGCCGCCGCCATAGAGATAAGATTCGGTCAGGGGGCATACCCCGGTAAAGGAAGTTATCTGCCCCCTGAAAAAATCACAGATGATGTGGCAAGGGTTCGTGGGCTTAAAGAGGGTGAGGGCTCATATTCTCCTGCACATCACCCTGACATCAGAAACCCTGAGGAGCTCAGAGAGAAGGTATCATACCTTCGGGAACTCTCTGGAGGTTCTCCTGTTGGTGCCAAGATCGGATGTGGAAACGTTGAGGACGATGTGAAAGCCCTCCTTGATGCTGGTGTTGACTTCATAGGTCTCGATGGATTCGGAGGGGGTACAGGTGCTGTTAACCCACATATAAGGGACAGCACAGGTATACCAATCATTGCAGCCATACCCCGGGCCGCCAAGGTTATTGTCAACGAGGGCCTTGAGGGTAGAGTATCCCTGATTGCAGGGGGAGGCCTCAGGACAGGGGCTGATATGGCCAAATGCCTTGCCCTGGGGGCAGATGCAGTTTACATAGGTACTGCTGCCCTCATTGCCATGAACTGCCAGCAGCACAGGCTATGCCACACTGGCATGTGTCCAACTGGTATAACCACCCATGACCCTGCCCTTGTGAAGCACCTGGACACCAAGAAGGCTGCTGAGCGACTTGAAAACTATATAAGGGTCTCAACAGCCGAGATAGCTGATTTTGCAAGGATAACCGGAAAGGATGATATTAAAAAACTGAATCACGAGGACCTTATAGCCCTTAAAAAGGATGTGGCAGAACTCACAGGTCTGAGATGGTTGAATGGTCTTTAA
- a CDS encoding TIGR00295 family protein yields the protein MSIRLLRSAGCPEWVVKHSLAVRKKALELAENLPVNIELVEEGALLHDIGRCRTSGVDHAVEGARILRKLGYPVEVIRIVERHVGAGIPDDEADALGLPPGNYMPETLEEKIVAHADNLINGSDEVGIDFVIKKWSDRLGKNHPSIDRLRQLHEELMEMSR from the coding sequence TTGAGCATCCGTCTACTTAGAAGTGCTGGCTGTCCCGAATGGGTGGTGAAGCATTCACTGGCCGTTAGAAAAAAGGCTCTTGAACTGGCAGAAAACCTCCCTGTTAACATAGAACTTGTTGAAGAGGGTGCCCTTCTTCATGATATAGGCCGCTGCAGGACCAGTGGAGTTGATCATGCAGTTGAGGGGGCCCGTATCCTCAGAAAACTTGGTTACCCTGTGGAGGTCATCAGGATAGTTGAGAGGCATGTGGGCGCGGGGATACCTGATGACGAGGCTGATGCCCTGGGACTTCCGCCTGGAAACTACATGCCGGAGACCCTTGAAGAAAAGATCGTGGCCCATGCAGATAACCTCATAAATGGCTCAGATGAGGTTGGTATTGATTTTGTGATTAAAAAATGGTCTGATCGTCTTGGAAAGAATCATCCATCAATAGATCGTCTCAGACAACTTCATGAAGAACTCATGGAGATGTCACGATAG
- the tfe gene encoding transcription factor E — protein sequence MIDNQMLQELIHEIITEEEEEEAVPVLECLMKGKVTDEEISEKTQLKLNIVRRILYKLYDAGVASYKRSKDPETQWYTYTWKFEPEKVTEMIKRKHSEIVKKLREALDFEENNMFFVCVNGHYRFTFDEAAEENFTCPECGSKMEFMDNSEIIQQLKDELSLYENNGFDNAHTQTLNS from the coding sequence TTGATTGACAATCAGATGCTACAAGAGTTGATCCATGAGATTATCACTGAGGAGGAAGAGGAGGAGGCAGTGCCAGTTCTGGAATGCCTCATGAAGGGTAAGGTGACAGATGAGGAGATTTCAGAGAAAACCCAGCTTAAACTCAACATAGTCCGGAGGATACTCTACAAACTCTATGATGCGGGGGTTGCAAGCTACAAGAGAAGCAAGGACCCTGAAACACAGTGGTACACCTACACATGGAAATTTGAACCTGAAAAGGTTACAGAGATGATAAAGAGAAAGCACAGTGAAATAGTTAAAAAACTAAGGGAAGCACTGGACTTTGAGGAGAACAACATGTTCTTTGTATGTGTAAACGGTCACTACCGCTTCACCTTCGATGAGGCTGCTGAAGAGAATTTCACATGCCCTGAATGTGGCTCTAAAATGGAATTCATGGACAACTCTGAAATAATACAGCAGTTGAAGGATGAGCTGAGCCTCTACGAAAACAATGGTTTCGATAATGCACACACCCAGACTCTGAATTCATAA
- a CDS encoding coenzyme F420-0:L-glutamate ligase, giving the protein MPRDRYTTVPVRTDYIKPGEGLWKIVEMAGELVIDGDFLVVSETPISVAQGNLIDESEFEASRTAIILADLWSKYIWGHILGPIFGIKERTLRNLRNLPPEARNHKEVVLRYYGLKHALKPASEAGIDLSNVPATYVSLLPENPEGAAKSIAEGILSKFGVDVTVVVIDTDATYRILGRYFTSLPTAAPGIISDTGFLGYIAGRFSRKKWPTPLASSRPANTEVLLEVASVAEEYHERHSSRKTVYDMASELGCEPETVTVEMLSSLDHVPAVIVRPPTEVRDP; this is encoded by the coding sequence ATGCCCAGAGATAGATACACCACAGTACCTGTGAGGACGGACTACATAAAGCCTGGTGAGGGTTTATGGAAAATCGTGGAGATGGCAGGTGAACTGGTCATAGATGGGGATTTCCTTGTGGTCTCTGAAACCCCCATCTCGGTTGCCCAGGGAAACCTCATTGATGAATCAGAATTTGAAGCCTCCAGGACAGCCATCATTCTTGCAGACCTCTGGTCAAAGTACATCTGGGGCCATATTCTCGGACCCATTTTTGGAATAAAGGAAAGAACCCTGAGAAACCTCAGAAACCTCCCCCCCGAGGCAAGAAACCATAAGGAGGTTGTGCTCAGGTATTACGGCCTGAAACATGCCCTTAAACCGGCCTCAGAGGCTGGAATTGATTTGAGCAACGTCCCCGCCACATATGTTTCGCTTCTTCCTGAAAACCCGGAGGGTGCTGCAAAATCCATTGCAGAGGGGATTCTGAGTAAATTCGGTGTCGATGTCACCGTGGTTGTTATTGACACGGACGCAACCTACCGAATCCTTGGGAGGTATTTCACATCACTTCCCACAGCTGCACCGGGTATAATCTCAGATACCGGTTTCCTGGGTTACATTGCAGGAAGGTTTTCCAGAAAGAAATGGCCAACCCCCCTTGCCTCATCAAGGCCCGCTAACACGGAAGTGCTCCTTGAGGTGGCATCAGTCGCCGAGGAGTACCATGAAAGGCACAGTAGCAGAAAAACCGTTTATGATATGGCCAGTGAACTTGGATGTGAACCCGAAACAGTTACAGTTGAAATGCTTTCCTCACTGGATCATGTGCCGGCGGTTATTGTTAGACCCCCCACTGAAGTGAGGGACCCATGA